From the genome of Verrucomicrobiota bacterium, one region includes:
- a CDS encoding DMT family transporter, whose translation MYSSFGGEEAAIERGAGKYGMLLLAVLSTSVSALLVVYARDQGAGGFATAMWRNVIAAGVVLPLALLRGIDDILALSRRERLMLAASGVALGLHFASYIVSLHFTTVASTMFFVAITPVFVALGSHCILGERVSPPFWAAIAVTFCGGLLIVGKDLSELARIRGDALALAAALFVTVYLLVGRTLRPKLHIVSYVAATYTLAALTTTAATLVAGEPVVGYTTTAWLMFALLALGPSILGHGSYNWALLHFPSYVISVTNLGEPVIATVLAYLFLDQTPTPLKLAGGAVLLAGVVLAIHITRRGENLPQPID comes from the coding sequence GTGTATTCATCTTTCGGAGGAGAGGAGGCGGCCATCGAACGGGGCGCTGGCAAGTACGGCATGCTGCTGCTGGCGGTATTGTCAACCTCGGTGTCGGCCCTGCTCGTGGTGTACGCCAGGGATCAGGGCGCCGGCGGGTTCGCCACCGCCATGTGGCGTAACGTCATCGCCGCCGGCGTGGTGCTGCCTCTGGCGCTCTTGCGCGGGATCGACGATATCCTGGCTTTGTCGCGACGCGAGCGCCTCATGCTCGCGGCGTCGGGCGTGGCGCTCGGCCTGCATTTCGCATCGTACATCGTCTCGCTCCACTTCACGACGGTCGCCTCGACGATGTTTTTCGTGGCGATCACGCCGGTCTTCGTCGCGCTCGGCAGCCACTGCATCCTTGGCGAGCGGGTGAGCCCGCCGTTCTGGGCGGCAATTGCCGTCACCTTCTGCGGGGGCCTGCTCATCGTCGGCAAGGACCTGAGCGAGCTGGCCAGGATCCGCGGCGATGCGTTGGCGCTTGCGGCGGCGCTGTTCGTCACCGTTTACCTGCTCGTCGGACGCACGCTTCGTCCCAAGCTGCACATCGTCTCATACGTCGCGGCCACGTACACGCTCGCGGCATTGACGACGACGGCGGCCACGCTCGTCGCCGGCGAGCCGGTCGTGGGCTATACGACGACGGCGTGGCTCATGTTCGCGCTCCTCGCGCTTGGCCCTTCGATCCTGGGCCACGGCTCGTACAACTGGGCGCTGCTCCATTTCCCGTCGTACGTCATCTCGGTGACCAATCTCGGCGAGCCGGTGATCGCCACCGTGCTCGCCTACCTTTTCCTCGATCAGACGCCGACGCCGCTCAAGCTCGCCGGCGGCGCCGTGCTCCTCGCCGGCGTCGTCCTCGCCATCCACATCACCCGCCGAGGCGAAAACCTCCCCCAACCGATCGACTGA
- the hpt gene encoding hypoxanthine phosphoribosyltransferase, whose product MPEDSPQARVGRVLFSEDAIRARVSELVREIEASLDDGDLVIVALLKGSVVFLSDLIRGFERPVAFDFVGVASYGDGTSPGATLTFTKELSIDIAGRDVLLVDDILDTGRTMRHVIGYLRSFGPASLRICVLLDKRARRQAVIEPDYRGFEIGDQFVVGYGMDFADQFRNLPYIGVLAQNG is encoded by the coding sequence ATGCCCGAAGACAGCCCCCAGGCGCGCGTTGGACGCGTCCTGTTCAGCGAGGACGCGATCCGCGCCCGGGTCTCCGAGCTTGTTCGTGAGATCGAAGCCAGCCTTGATGACGGTGATCTCGTCATCGTCGCTCTGCTCAAGGGCAGCGTCGTGTTCCTTTCGGATCTGATCCGGGGCTTTGAACGGCCCGTCGCGTTCGATTTCGTCGGCGTTGCCAGCTACGGCGATGGCACTTCACCAGGTGCGACGTTGACGTTTACCAAAGAGTTGTCCATTGACATCGCGGGACGCGACGTGCTACTCGTGGACGACATACTGGACACCGGGCGTACGATGCGCCATGTGATCGGATACCTGAGGTCGTTCGGGCCGGCGAGCTTACGCATCTGCGTGCTGCTTGATAAGCGTGCCCGCCGTCAGGCGGTCATCGAACCAGACTATCGGGGATTCGAGATCGGCGACCAGTTCGTTGTAGGCTACGGCATGGAT